The genomic region CCTCTCGTCTTACAGCATCTGTTGGGAAAAAGGGAGAGTATTTCTGTCTTTGGAACAGATTATGACACGCCGGACGGCACCTGCATTCGGGATTATATCCATGTCACTGATTTAGCCGACGCCCATGTGCTTGCCCTGCAGCAATTATTAGAGGAGGATCAGGTTGCCGAAGTATATAATCTTGGCAATGGTGCAGGTTACTCAGTAAAAGAAGTGATTGAGACATGTGAAAAGGTAACCGGTTTAAAGGCCAACGTTGTCATAGCTGATCGTCGCCCTGGAGATCCCCCCAGACTTGTTGCTTCCTCCGAGAAGATTCACAACCGATTAGGCTGGAAGCCAAAATATGATTTAGAAGCCATTATTCAGACGGCTTGGCATTGGCATAAACAACACCCTAATGGTTATGACAAGGAATAATCTCAAGAAGGTGAACAGCGTCTGCAGCAACTGATGGATGATGTAATGGGGCGTGGCCAATCAGTGCTCACTGTTAAAAACCATTGATTGGGATATAGATAAACTCAGGTGTGTATAAGGGGATAGAGGATTGCCATGAAACGGATAAGGGAATGGAAAACCAGCACCAAGTGGCTCGTGGGCACAGTAACTGCTCTATTGTTAGTGGTAGTGAGCGTTCTAGGATATGGGGGTTGGAAACTGTATCAGGCATCGGAGCAGATATATGAACCAGTGGAGCGTCTCCCCTCTGAGGCTCGCCCTGAAGGGGTTCAGGATCATGAAGATTCAGAGTTAGAGACGCGGGATCTGCTTGTCAAATCTTTTCTTATTCTTGGTATAGATAAACGTGAGGGAACAACAGACCGGGGACGGACAGATGCTATTATCTTGGCCATCCTTAATGAACAAGATCAGAAGATTACGATGCTCTCCATCCCCAGAGATTCCTATGTGGAAATAGCGGGTAAAGGATACAAGGATAAAATCAACCATGCCTTTCAGTACGGCTTACCCACCACCATCGCCACAGTGGAGAATTTAACCGGCATTCCCGTCGATCATTATATTTTGTTTAATTTTAACAGTTTTAAGAAGGCGGTCGATGCTATCGGCGGGATTGTCATTGACGTGGATGAAAGCATTGCCAGATATGCTTACCGTCAATTTGGGAGTAGTGTTCAGTTTAACCCCGGAGAGCAACGCTTAAGCGGAGAGGAAGCCTTGTATTTCGCACGTTTCCGTTATGATGCCCAAGGCGATTTTGGCCGCAATGACCGGCAGCAACAGGTGATCAAAGCCTTTTTGGACCAAACGAAAGACGTGCGCTCACCAGCGAAAATTGAGCAGTTGCTGGATATTGTAGGGGAAGATGTGCGTACCGATCTAACCTTTAAAGATATGGTGACTTTGGCCAAAGTGCTTAATGGCTTCTCCAGCGAAGATGTGGAGCAAGTGAAATATCAAACCCATTCTAAGCGGATGGGTCCTCAGAACTTGTGGTATGAGCTCATTTCCGAAGAGGAACGGCAACGGGTGAGTAACAAGTTGAAGGAAGTGTATAATTCCTCGCTGTAAGGGTCAAGCGCTTTTGGCTTGAGGCTTGAAGCGACATCATCTAAGCTGAGGCGAAGTGAAG from Caldalkalibacillus thermarum harbors:
- a CDS encoding LCP family protein, whose translation is MKRIREWKTSTKWLVGTVTALLLVVVSVLGYGGWKLYQASEQIYEPVERLPSEARPEGVQDHEDSELETRDLLVKSFLILGIDKREGTTDRGRTDAIILAILNEQDQKITMLSIPRDSYVEIAGKGYKDKINHAFQYGLPTTIATVENLTGIPVDHYILFNFNSFKKAVDAIGGIVIDVDESIARYAYRQFGSSVQFNPGEQRLSGEEALYFARFRYDAQGDFGRNDRQQQVIKAFLDQTKDVRSPAKIEQLLDIVGEDVRTDLTFKDMVTLAKVLNGFSSEDVEQVKYQTHSKRMGPQNLWYELISEEERQRVSNKLKEVYNSSL